One Ignavibacteriota bacterium DNA window includes the following coding sequences:
- a CDS encoding transposase, producing the protein MLRKVIFAQDEYYHIYNRGCNRENIFLSDENYRFLLRNLKSLVEEYNVCVIAYCLMPNHYHFLLRQDGEKNSGKLIQFLFNKYTKAFNAMHKRTGTLFEGPFKAIHVDKQEYLIHLCRYIHRNPLEAGLVANIEDWEYTNYLEWIGKRKGMLWDKEFVNDNFRTAEEYKKFVLEYISPKKLEEEWRKYRIER; encoded by the coding sequence ATGCTTCGTAAAGTTATCTTCGCACAAGACGAATATTACCACATCTATAATCGTGGTTGCAACCGGGAAAATATATTTCTGTCGGATGAAAATTACCGTTTTCTTCTGAGAAACCTTAAATCGTTGGTTGAAGAATATAATGTTTGTGTAATAGCATACTGTCTCATGCCCAATCATTATCACTTTCTGCTCAGACAAGATGGTGAGAAAAACTCGGGTAAACTCATTCAGTTTCTCTTCAACAAATACACGAAGGCATTTAATGCAATGCATAAACGAACCGGAACATTGTTTGAGGGTCCATTCAAAGCAATTCATGTTGACAAGCAGGAGTACTTGATACACCTCTGTCGTTATATTCATCGTAACCCTCTCGAGGCGGGATTAGTTGCAAACATCGAAGATTGGGAATACACAAATTATTTGGAATGGATTGGAAAACGAAAAGGGATGTTATGGGATAAAGAATTTGTCAATGATAATTTTAGAACGGCGGAAGAGTACAAAAAATTTGTTCTTGAATATATTTCTCCTAAAAAGTTGGAGGAGGAATGGAGGAAATACAGAATAGAACGATAG
- a CDS encoding T9SS type A sorting domain-containing protein: protein MGWQSALVPSDIFLKQNYPNPFNPSTKISFTLPSQSFVSLKVYDLLGREIAILLNSKMETGEHIVNWDASNRESGVYVYRIVTENYVETRKMLLAK, encoded by the coding sequence TTGGGATGGCAATCGGCACTCGTTCCTTCAGACATTTTCCTCAAACAGAATTATCCCAATCCTTTCAACCCTTCAACAAAAATCAGTTTTACTTTACCATCACAATCATTCGTATCACTCAAAGTTTATGATTTACTTGGAAGGGAAATTGCAATATTGTTAAACAGCAAGATGGAAACGGGAGAACACATTGTCAATTGGGATGCTTCAAACAGAGAGAGCGGCGTTTATGTGTACAGAATCGTGACCGAGAACTATGTCGAGACGAGAAAAATGTTGTTAGCAAAATAA
- a CDS encoding serine hydrolase: MNNKPNRPMMPHISHLKTHIILLLLTSLTLFAQSSDEAKLREIESYIKQAQKDWNVPGCAVSIVKNDSIWLEKGYGVREMGRETPVDEHTLFAIASLSKAFTSASLAMLVDEGKIKWDDAAIKHLPDFQMYDSWVTREMQVRDLLSHRSGLATFGGDLVWYWTKYDRKEVLRRVKYLKPTSSFRTTYGYQNIMFVAAGEIIPSVTGKSWEAFVRERIFQPLGMSRTNTSLAELMAAENIATPHNEYQNALRVVKHFPNEELGPAGAINSSAHDMAQWMRLQLGRGTFNGKELFSKQTSRTMWTVHTPVGVSEQSEKLFPSIHFQGYGLGWGMSDYEGRKLLSHSGAIDGMISRIILCPEESLGVVVLTNSETSLSSIITRKVVDVFLGVSKIDWNARNLKDKHDNDSLKIEEEKKLDSSRVKGTKPSLALERYAGTYSGELYGDVTVSVENKKLVVTFNPTENLVADLEHWHFDTFRATVRPMNYPFGKGFAQFLLDAKGNVTELKIDIPNFDFDFKELDLKRVEKK, encoded by the coding sequence ATGAATAACAAACCAAATCGCCCCATGATGCCTCATATCTCACATCTCAAAACTCACATCATTCTCCTTCTTCTCACATCCCTTACACTCTTTGCCCAATCATCCGATGAAGCAAAACTCAGAGAAATCGAATCATACATTAAGCAAGCGCAGAAGGATTGGAACGTTCCCGGCTGTGCTGTTTCGATAGTGAAGAACGATTCAATCTGGTTAGAAAAAGGATACGGCGTTCGTGAGATGGGAAGAGAAACTCCCGTTGATGAACACACACTGTTTGCCATTGCTTCGCTCAGCAAAGCATTTACTTCCGCTTCGCTCGCCATGTTAGTTGATGAAGGAAAAATAAAATGGGACGATGCAGCCATCAAACATCTTCCTGATTTTCAAATGTATGACTCGTGGGTGACAAGAGAAATGCAGGTGCGTGATTTGCTCAGTCACCGGAGCGGACTTGCAACATTCGGCGGCGACCTTGTTTGGTACTGGACGAAGTATGACAGGAAAGAAGTGCTTCGTCGCGTGAAGTATTTGAAACCGACTTCGAGTTTCAGAACAACATACGGGTATCAAAACATCATGTTCGTGGCGGCGGGAGAAATTATTCCTTCGGTGACAGGAAAAAGTTGGGAAGCGTTTGTGCGTGAACGGATTTTTCAACCGCTGGGAATGTCACGAACCAATACTTCGCTTGCCGAACTGATGGCGGCAGAGAACATTGCAACGCCACACAATGAATATCAAAACGCATTACGAGTCGTCAAGCATTTTCCGAACGAAGAACTCGGACCCGCAGGCGCAATCAATTCATCAGCGCATGATATGGCTCAGTGGATGCGACTTCAACTTGGACGCGGCACATTCAACGGCAAGGAACTATTCAGCAAGCAAACATCCCGCACAATGTGGACTGTTCATACGCCGGTCGGCGTAAGCGAGCAATCCGAAAAATTGTTTCCTTCAATTCATTTTCAGGGCTACGGACTCGGCTGGGGCATGAGCGATTATGAAGGACGAAAACTTCTCAGTCACAGCGGCGCAATTGATGGGATGATTTCGCGTATTATTCTTTGTCCCGAAGAAAGTCTGGGCGTGGTCGTTCTGACGAACAGCGAGACGTCGCTTTCTTCAATCATCACACGGAAAGTTGTTGATGTGTTTCTCGGAGTTTCAAAGATTGATTGGAACGCGCGTAATCTCAAAGATAAACACGATAACGACTCACTCAAAATTGAAGAAGAGAAAAAGCTGGACTCTTCTCGTGTGAAAGGAACCAAGCCATCACTGGCATTGGAGAGATATGCAGGAACATATTCGGGTGAGTTGTACGGCGATGTTACCGTTTCGGTCGAGAATAAGAAACTCGTCGTAACGTTCAACCCGACGGAAAATCTCGTCGCCGACCTTGAACATTGGCACTTCGATACTTTTCGCGCAACTGTCCGCCCAATGAATTATCCTTTCGGCAAAGGATTCGCTCAGTTTCTCCTCGATGCAAAAGGAAACGTCACCGAGTTGAAGATTGACATTCCCAACTTCGATTTCGATTTCAAGGAGTTGGACTTGAAACGAGTCGAGAAAAAATAA
- a CDS encoding class I SAM-dependent rRNA methyltransferase, giving the protein MNKLITLKKNEHHRIAAGHLWAFSNEIEKIEGEPLIGEVVEVKNSSNEFLGIGFYNPHSLIAVRLLSRQQEEINSEFFRKRIESAFQLRKKIYPEETSYRVVHGEADFLPGLIVDKYNDFLSVQTFSAGMDQRLPMICDVLESLLQPKGIVERNEAVIRTYEGLAQRAGVLRGAVEPTIISEYGIQFSVDLLQGQKTAFFLDQRENRKAFRRYVRESSVLDCFCNAGGFALHAASAGAKEVVGVDISSDVIEHAKANAKLNQLESTTQFIVADAFNYLNAMIEQKKTFDVINLDPPSFAKSKKTVNKAIKGYRQLHSLAYELLSPGGILATASCSHHVYEDKYLEIIQSTAKKAGRQISLLEWHGASPDHPVLPSLPETKYLKFGIFRVI; this is encoded by the coding sequence ATGAACAAACTCATCACTCTCAAAAAAAACGAACACCATCGCATCGCCGCGGGACATCTCTGGGCATTCAGCAATGAGATTGAAAAAATCGAAGGCGAACCTCTCATTGGCGAAGTGGTGGAAGTAAAAAATTCTTCTAATGAATTTCTCGGCATTGGGTTTTACAATCCACATTCACTTATTGCTGTCCGATTACTTTCGCGACAGCAGGAAGAAATTAATTCGGAATTTTTCAGAAAGCGAATTGAATCGGCTTTTCAACTCAGGAAAAAAATCTATCCCGAAGAAACAAGTTACCGTGTCGTTCATGGCGAAGCGGATTTTCTTCCCGGCTTAATTGTTGATAAGTACAACGATTTTCTTTCCGTTCAAACATTTTCTGCCGGAATGGACCAACGGCTGCCGATGATTTGCGATGTACTTGAATCACTTCTCCAACCAAAAGGAATTGTCGAACGAAACGAAGCAGTCATCCGAACATACGAAGGACTCGCTCAACGTGCGGGAGTACTTCGCGGCGCTGTCGAACCGACAATCATCTCGGAATACGGAATTCAATTCTCCGTTGATTTGCTTCAGGGACAAAAGACGGCTTTCTTCCTCGACCAACGGGAAAACAGGAAGGCGTTCCGACGATACGTTCGCGAAAGTTCCGTGCTGGATTGCTTTTGTAATGCCGGCGGCTTCGCGCTTCACGCCGCATCTGCGGGCGCAAAAGAAGTTGTCGGCGTTGATATTTCATCGGATGTCATCGAACATGCAAAAGCGAACGCGAAATTGAATCAACTTGAATCAACGACACAATTCATCGTTGCTGATGCGTTTAATTATCTCAACGCAATGATTGAGCAGAAAAAAACATTCGATGTCATTAATCTTGACCCGCCATCGTTTGCCAAAAGTAAAAAGACCGTCAACAAAGCAATAAAAGGATACCGGCAACTTCACTCGCTCGCATACGAGTTACTCTCTCCCGGCGGAATTCTTGCAACTGCTTCCTGCTCGCATCATGTCTATGAAGACAAATATTTAGAAATCATTCAGTCAACCGCAAAGAAAGCAGGAAGGCAAATCAGCCTGCTCGAGTGGCACGGCGCCTCGCCTGACCATCCCGTACTTCCTTCTCTGCCTGAAACAAAATATCTGAAGTTTGGAATTTTTCGGGTGATCTAA
- a CDS encoding class I fructose-bisphosphate aldolase has protein sequence MTINQIEQLLGADAKKLLKHKCKTIPKEMLHLPGPNYVDDVYALSDRPTPVLQSLAWMIHHGRLAHTGYVSILPVDQGIEHSAGASFAPNPIYFDPENIVKLAIEGGCNAVASTLGVLGAVARKYSHKIPFVLKFNHNEFLSYPNTYDQIIFGRIKQAYDMGAVAVGATIYFGSAESKRQIQEVSLMFQQAHELGMATILWCYIRNNAFKTAEKDFHVSADLTGQANHLGVTIEADIIKQKLPENNGGYEALKYGKFHKKMYTELSSENPIDLCRYQVANCYMGRAGLINSGGESKGASDMAEAVRTAVINKRAGGMGLISGRKAFQKPMDEGVKILNAIQDVYLCKEVTVA, from the coding sequence ATGACTATCAATCAAATCGAACAACTCCTTGGCGCAGATGCCAAGAAACTTCTCAAACATAAATGTAAAACGATTCCGAAAGAGATGCTTCATCTCCCCGGACCGAACTATGTAGATGACGTATATGCACTATCTGACCGACCAACTCCGGTTCTGCAAAGTCTTGCATGGATGATTCATCACGGGCGACTTGCACACACCGGTTATGTTTCGATTCTTCCCGTCGACCAAGGGATTGAACATTCAGCCGGCGCATCGTTCGCACCGAACCCGATTTACTTCGACCCGGAGAACATTGTTAAGTTAGCAATCGAGGGCGGATGCAACGCGGTTGCTTCGACACTCGGAGTGCTTGGGGCTGTTGCCCGAAAATATTCACACAAAATCCCGTTTGTCCTCAAGTTCAACCACAACGAATTTCTCTCGTACCCGAACACATACGACCAAATTATTTTCGGGCGAATCAAACAAGCGTACGATATGGGTGCAGTTGCAGTCGGTGCGACAATTTATTTCGGCTCCGCAGAATCGAAGCGGCAAATTCAGGAAGTCAGTTTGATGTTCCAACAAGCGCACGAACTCGGCATGGCGACAATTCTCTGGTGCTACATTCGAAATAATGCGTTCAAAACAGCAGAAAAAGATTTTCACGTCTCTGCCGATTTAACCGGGCAGGCAAATCATCTCGGCGTCACCATCGAAGCGGACATCATCAAACAAAAACTACCGGAAAACAACGGCGGCTACGAAGCATTAAAGTATGGGAAATTCCACAAGAAAATGTACACAGAATTATCAAGCGAAAATCCAATTGACCTCTGTCGTTATCAAGTTGCCAATTGTTACATGGGTCGCGCAGGATTGATTAACTCCGGCGGCGAAAGTAAAGGTGCATCCGATATGGCAGAAGCAGTTCGCACAGCAGTCATCAACAAACGCGCAGGCGGCATGGGATTGATTTCCGGTCGCAAAGCGTTCCAAAAACCGATGGATGAAGGAGTGAAAATTCTGAATGCGATTCAGGATGTGTATCTGTGTAAAGAAGTAACGGTGGCTTAA